ATGGCATCGATTTCTGATCCGGAGCAGGTAGCCAAGCTCTTCGGTGTCGCCCACGAGCCTCTCCTCGTGGGCGACGCCGCACCGGCGCGGTCGTCGAACGAGCCCCGGCGGACTCCTCACGAGCGTCGCTCGTCGAGCAACTCCCGGTCGTCGAGCTCGTCGAGACGCGGTGACGAAACCGCAGAGGCCATCGCCGACGACACTGACCGCGACCTCGGCCCCGAGGCCGATCCCGAGTCCGTCGGCCGCAAGATCCTGCTCGACCAGCTGACCGGACGCGCCCGAAGCCGTGCTGAGCTGGCGAAGAAGCTGGGGCAGAAGAACGTCCCAGCGGAGATCGCCGAGCGGCTCCTGAACAGGTTCGAGGAGGTCGGCCTGATCGACGACGCTGCGTTCGCTCAAGAGTGGGTGACCCAGCGGCAGGAGGGCAAAGGACTCGCTCGCCGCGCCCTCGCCCAGGAGCTCCGCCGCAAGGGTATCGACGACGAGGTCGCGCGGGCAGCGCTGGACACCGTCGAGACCGAGGACGAGGTCGAAGCCGCGCGCCTGCTGGTGCAGCGCAAGCTGCGGTCGATGCGCGGACTCGACCAGCAGGTCGCGATCAGGCGTCTGGTCGGCATGCTCGCCCGCAAGGGTTACTCGA
The DNA window shown above is from Marmoricola sp. OAE513 and carries:
- a CDS encoding regulatory protein RecX, coding for MGDAAPARSSNEPRRTPHERRSSSNSRSSSSSRRGDETAEAIADDTDRDLGPEADPESVGRKILLDQLTGRARSRAELAKKLGQKNVPAEIAERLLNRFEEVGLIDDAAFAQEWVTQRQEGKGLARRALAQELRRKGIDDEVARAALDTVETEDEVEAARLLVQRKLRSMRGLDQQVAIRRLVGMLARKGYSSSISFRVVREELDADLNDPEHSGL